In the genome of Kitasatospora cathayae, one region contains:
- a CDS encoding urease subunit alpha: protein MTSISPHDYISVHGPRAGDRIRLGDSGLIVRVESDSQAPGDEFLAGFGKTARDGLHLKPAAVRDTCDVVISNVLVIDAVQGIRKTSIGLIGGRIASIGRAGNPDTLDGVDVVVGTGTTIVSGEGLIATAGAIDTHVHLLSPRIMEASLASGVTTIIGQEFGPVWGVGVNSPWALRHAFNAFDAWPVNIGFLGRGSSSDEAPLIEALAEGGASGFKVHEDMGAHTRALDTALRVAEEYDVQVALHTDGLNECLSVEDTLRVLEGRTIHAFHIEGCGGGHVPNVLKMAGVPNVIGSSTNPTLPFGRDALGEHFDMIVSAHDLKVDLPGDAAMARDRIRAGTMGAEDVLHDLGVIGITSSDAQGMGRAGETVRRTFAMAGKMKAELGPLDGTGSYGTTESGDDNERVLRYIAKLTINPAIAHGLAHEVGSIEVGKLADIVLWRADHFGAKPQLVLKSGFPAYGVVGDPNASTDRCEPLVLGPQFGAHGATAADISVAFVAQAAADAAYLDRPDDGLPTRRRRVGVRGTRGIGPRDMVRNARIGHVDVTETGLVSLDGSPLRSEPADSVSLSRLYFL from the coding sequence GTGACTTCGATCTCTCCCCACGACTACATCTCCGTGCACGGCCCGCGCGCCGGCGACCGGATCCGCCTCGGCGACAGCGGACTGATCGTCCGCGTCGAGTCCGACTCCCAGGCGCCCGGCGACGAGTTCCTGGCCGGCTTCGGCAAGACCGCCCGCGACGGCCTGCACCTCAAGCCCGCCGCCGTCCGCGACACCTGCGACGTGGTGATCAGCAACGTCCTGGTCATCGACGCCGTCCAGGGCATCCGCAAGACGTCCATCGGCCTGATCGGCGGCCGGATCGCCTCGATCGGGCGGGCCGGCAACCCGGACACCCTGGACGGCGTGGACGTGGTCGTCGGCACCGGCACCACGATCGTCTCCGGCGAGGGCCTGATCGCCACCGCCGGCGCCATCGACACCCACGTCCACCTGCTCTCGCCGCGGATCATGGAGGCCTCGCTCGCCTCCGGCGTCACCACGATCATCGGCCAGGAGTTCGGCCCGGTCTGGGGCGTCGGCGTCAACTCGCCCTGGGCGCTGCGCCACGCCTTCAACGCCTTCGACGCCTGGCCGGTCAACATCGGCTTCCTGGGCCGCGGTTCGTCCTCCGACGAGGCCCCGCTGATCGAGGCGCTGGCCGAGGGCGGCGCCTCCGGCTTCAAGGTGCACGAGGACATGGGCGCGCACACCCGCGCACTGGACACCGCGCTGCGCGTCGCCGAGGAGTACGACGTCCAAGTCGCCCTGCACACCGACGGGTTGAACGAGTGCCTGTCGGTCGAGGACACCCTCCGAGTCCTCGAGGGCCGGACCATCCACGCCTTCCACATCGAGGGCTGCGGCGGCGGCCACGTCCCCAACGTGCTCAAGATGGCGGGCGTGCCGAACGTCATCGGCTCCTCCACCAACCCCACCCTGCCGTTCGGCCGCGACGCCCTCGGCGAGCACTTCGACATGATCGTCTCCGCGCACGACCTCAAGGTCGACCTGCCCGGCGACGCCGCCATGGCCCGCGACCGCATCCGGGCGGGGACGATGGGCGCCGAGGACGTGCTGCACGACCTCGGGGTCATCGGCATCACCTCCTCCGACGCCCAGGGCATGGGCCGGGCCGGCGAGACCGTGCGCCGCACCTTCGCCATGGCCGGCAAGATGAAGGCCGAACTCGGCCCGCTCGACGGCACCGGCTCCTACGGGACCACCGAGAGCGGCGACGACAACGAGCGGGTGCTGCGCTACATCGCCAAACTCACCATCAACCCGGCCATCGCCCACGGCCTCGCCCACGAGGTCGGCTCGATCGAGGTCGGCAAGCTCGCCGACATCGTGCTGTGGCGCGCGGACCACTTCGGCGCCAAGCCGCAGCTCGTCCTCAAGTCCGGATTCCCGGCCTACGGCGTGGTCGGCGACCCCAACGCCTCCACCGACCGCTGCGAACCGCTCGTCCTCGGACCCCAGTTCGGCGCCCACGGCGCGACCGCCGCCGACATCTCGGTCGCGTTCGTCGCCCAGGCCGCCGCCGACGCCGCCTACCTCGACCGCCCCGACGACGGACTGCCCACCCGCCGCCGCCGCGTCGGCGTCCGGGGCACCCGCGGCATCGGGCCGCGCGACATGGTGCGCAACGCCCGGATCGGCCACGTCGACGTCACCGAGACCGGGCTGGTCTCCCTGGACGGCTCGCCGCTGCGCTCCGAACCCGCCGACAGCGTCTCCCTCAGCCGCCTCTACTTCCTCTGA
- a CDS encoding HAD family hydrolase codes for MTIKAVVFDVGECLVDETREYGTWADWLGVPRHTFVAQFGAVIAQGGDYRETFQVFRPGFDLYEEREKRAASGQPEHFGEEDLYADVRPAFAQLRADGLWLAIAGNQTVRAGGILRELFTADVDLIGTSDDWGASKPDPEFFRRVAEAAPVASSEILYVGDRLDNDVLPAGQAGMQTALIRRGPWGWIQQHDPATARATFRIDSLGELSELIAKFNAGAS; via the coding sequence ATGACGATCAAGGCTGTGGTGTTCGACGTCGGCGAGTGCCTGGTTGATGAGACCCGGGAGTACGGCACCTGGGCCGACTGGCTCGGAGTGCCGAGGCACACGTTCGTGGCCCAGTTCGGCGCGGTGATCGCCCAGGGTGGGGACTACCGCGAGACGTTCCAGGTGTTCCGCCCGGGCTTCGACCTGTACGAGGAGCGCGAGAAGCGCGCGGCCTCGGGCCAGCCGGAGCACTTCGGCGAGGAAGACCTCTACGCCGACGTCCGGCCCGCGTTCGCCCAGCTGCGAGCGGACGGTCTGTGGCTGGCCATCGCTGGGAACCAAACGGTCCGCGCCGGCGGGATCCTGCGCGAGCTGTTCACGGCCGATGTCGACCTGATCGGCACCTCGGACGACTGGGGCGCCAGCAAGCCCGACCCTGAGTTTTTCCGCCGTGTGGCCGAGGCCGCCCCGGTCGCGTCGAGCGAGATCCTCTACGTCGGGGACCGGCTCGACAACGACGTCCTCCCCGCGGGTCAGGCGGGGATGCAGACGGCGCTGATCCGGCGCGGGCCGTGGGGCTGGATTCAGCAGCACGACCCGGCCACCGCCAGGGCCACGTTCCGCATCGACTCCCTCGGGGAGCTGTCGGAGCTGATCGCCAAGTTCAACGCTGGAGCGAGCTGA
- a CDS encoding SpoIIE family protein phosphatase, protein MPTEPESPGPALPPGAPAVESPPAARPPAQATRRNSVRTPPVLASGRLAPVLSGGLPPSSADSMPDWLEPAMAANGIGSFDWDIRRDVLEGDQRACAIIGLDAVERDRFDRTAASFLSLLHPEDAPVVRRRVERAVAELGQCGAYYRTVGPNGTMRAVRFRGRVLADAFGRASRMVGFVWDATVELHKRDRADRLALLREERSRFIKEAARALSEAVTVRDVARVFTELPLPGLPPDGLVLASFEAGRARILGASGYRSQALAVWDRAVLPAGHPAAEALKHRVPVFISSREDFRDRHPDVWEQTSRTGRGSWAYLPLVASGRAIGVCVVSFDDERELDADERTLLTTLGGLVAQSLARARLHDAEHELAAGLQRVMLPRTVPSIPGVTTAVRYLAAGSGLQIGGDWYDVVPLPGGHVGLVIGDVQGHDVHAAGIMGQLRIALRAYAAEGHPPAAVMARASRFLADLDTDHFATCTYAEVNVDYGVVYAVRAGHLDPVVRRADGTAAVVPVAGGLPLGIDPDQEYRVTRFSLDPGETVLLCTDGLVEARGMDLDEGIGRLTRALARPLPLADEAARDPLEELADRIASQAADSSEREDDIALLLLRWDGPAGGLAAQQLRRRIGQADLARIAEVRAELRDALRRWGVAEFIDTAELLSSELVTNAIRHTDRDAMFTARLYREPASDGGRARLRVEVEDESDLWPTRRTPGEQASSGRGLMLVEALADSWGVEPRGSGKRMWFELSGSNAA, encoded by the coding sequence ATGCCCACTGAGCCAGAGTCGCCGGGGCCGGCCCTTCCTCCCGGCGCGCCCGCCGTGGAGTCGCCGCCAGCCGCCCGCCCGCCCGCGCAGGCCACCCGCCGCAACTCCGTGCGCACGCCGCCCGTGCTCGCCTCCGGGCGGCTGGCGCCGGTGCTGTCCGGCGGACTGCCGCCCTCCTCCGCCGACTCCATGCCGGACTGGCTGGAGCCCGCGATGGCCGCCAACGGCATCGGCTCCTTCGACTGGGACATCCGCCGCGACGTCCTGGAGGGCGACCAGCGGGCCTGCGCGATCATCGGCCTGGACGCCGTCGAGCGGGACCGCTTCGACCGCACCGCCGCCTCCTTCCTGTCCCTGCTGCACCCCGAGGACGCGCCCGTGGTGCGCCGCCGGGTCGAGCGCGCGGTGGCCGAGCTGGGTCAGTGCGGCGCCTACTACCGCACCGTCGGGCCGAACGGGACGATGCGCGCGGTGCGCTTCCGCGGCCGGGTGCTCGCGGACGCCTTCGGCCGCGCCTCCCGGATGGTGGGCTTCGTCTGGGACGCCACCGTCGAGCTGCACAAGCGCGACCGGGCCGACCGGCTCGCCCTGCTGCGCGAGGAGCGCTCCCGGTTCATCAAGGAGGCCGCGCGCGCCCTCTCCGAAGCGGTCACCGTCCGTGACGTGGCCCGGGTGTTCACCGAGCTGCCGCTGCCCGGACTGCCGCCGGACGGCCTGGTGCTCGCCTCCTTCGAGGCCGGACGGGCCAGGATCCTCGGCGCCTCCGGCTACCGCTCCCAGGCGCTCGCCGTCTGGGACCGCGCCGTGCTGCCCGCCGGCCACCCGGCCGCCGAGGCGCTGAAGCACCGCGTCCCGGTCTTCATCTCCAGTCGCGAGGACTTCCGCGACCGTCACCCCGACGTCTGGGAACAGACCAGCCGCACCGGCCGCGGCTCCTGGGCCTACCTGCCGCTGGTGGCCAGCGGCCGGGCGATCGGCGTCTGCGTGGTCAGCTTCGACGACGAGCGCGAACTGGACGCCGACGAGCGCACCCTGCTGACCACCCTGGGCGGGCTGGTCGCCCAGTCGCTGGCCCGGGCCCGGCTGCACGACGCCGAGCACGAGCTGGCGGCCGGCCTGCAGCGGGTGATGCTGCCGCGCACCGTCCCCTCCATCCCCGGCGTGACCACCGCGGTGCGCTACCTCGCGGCCGGCTCCGGCCTGCAGATCGGCGGCGACTGGTACGACGTGGTGCCGCTGCCCGGCGGGCACGTCGGCCTCGTGATCGGCGACGTCCAGGGGCACGACGTGCACGCCGCCGGGATCATGGGCCAGCTGCGGATCGCGCTGCGCGCCTACGCCGCCGAGGGCCACCCGCCCGCCGCGGTGATGGCCCGCGCCTCCCGCTTCCTCGCCGACCTGGACACCGACCACTTCGCGACCTGCACCTACGCCGAGGTCAACGTGGACTACGGCGTGGTCTACGCGGTCCGGGCCGGCCACCTCGACCCGGTGGTGCGCCGCGCGGACGGCACCGCCGCCGTGGTGCCGGTGGCCGGCGGGCTGCCGCTGGGCATCGACCCGGACCAGGAGTACCGGGTCACCCGGTTCAGCCTGGACCCGGGCGAGACGGTGCTGCTGTGCACCGACGGCCTGGTCGAGGCCCGCGGCATGGACCTGGACGAGGGAATCGGACGGCTGACCCGCGCCCTGGCCCGCCCGCTGCCGCTCGCCGACGAGGCGGCCCGCGACCCGTTGGAGGAACTGGCCGACCGGATCGCCTCCCAGGCCGCCGACTCCAGCGAGCGCGAGGACGACATAGCGCTGCTGCTCCTGCGCTGGGACGGCCCGGCGGGCGGGCTCGCCGCCCAGCAGCTGCGCCGCCGGATCGGCCAGGCCGACCTGGCGCGGATCGCCGAGGTCCGCGCCGAACTGCGCGACGCGCTGCGCCGCTGGGGCGTCGCCGAGTTCATCGACACCGCCGAGCTGCTCTCCTCCGAACTGGTCACCAACGCGATCCGGCACACCGACCGGGACGCCATGTTCACCGCCCGGCTCTACCGGGAGCCGGCCTCGGACGGCGGCCGGGCCAGGCTGCGGGTCGAGGTGGAGGACGAGTCGGACCTGTGGCCGACCCGCCGGACGCCGGGGGAGCAGGCCTCCTCCGGGCGCGGGCTGATGCTGGTCGAGGCGCTGGCGGACTCCTGGGGCGTGGAGCCGCGCGGATCCGGCAAGCGGATGTGGTTCGAGCTCAGCGGGTCGAACGCGGCCTGA
- a CDS encoding helix-turn-helix domain-containing protein, which translates to MPTPSRRRPDAHQLQERRAVGERIRHLRRSHGMTQERLAEIIGRDRQTIRHYEHGMTSAGVDDLVAIARAFSVPTWRLFYG; encoded by the coding sequence GTGCCGACCCCATCCCGCCGCAGGCCCGACGCCCACCAGCTGCAGGAGCGCCGCGCGGTCGGCGAACGGATCCGGCACCTGCGCCGCTCGCACGGCATGACGCAGGAGCGGCTGGCCGAGATCATCGGGCGCGACCGGCAGACCATCCGTCACTACGAGCACGGAATGACCTCGGCCGGAGTCGACGACCTTGTAGCCATTGCCCGGGCGTTCAGCGTTCCGACGTGGAGGCTGTTCTACGGGTGA
- a CDS encoding GH25 family lysozyme has protein sequence MANARGYDVSDYQSSIPDDAEFVIVKASEGARTEQTGYAAKVAEARRRTIIVGHYHFIHCENDVQGEIDHFCRVVGPVPAGELLVLDFEPYGQPVSDSSATAAKNAWLTAVKRRYPNNRVGLYTSVDWWHRTDDNAGDFLWIADYVPAGSPRIQAAWKFHQWTDSPLDSDVYNGTIDDLRAWAGSAAPAPSAPASPTPWPGLQLVTRDQWGARPWREPNGSIPYAGPRAGVKVHYLGTQYQFGAHDTCPAYVRKIQAEHMDGNGWSDIGYSFVVCEHGVVFEGRGLTRRNSANGDVPLNEAHYAVCALLGDSGSTEPTPEQLQGLRDAIEYCQQHGPAGLEVKGHRDGYSTDCPGGPLYAWVQAGAPRPTLTAPLEDDMPLSDDDVARIAHVIWNYEVPVPRLQPDGTVTYPTSQAAYWPLVWGNVWTPQILAAIKAAALTPEQVSAALADGTLHVQVTVAPAAAPASTTASTAPTS, from the coding sequence ATGGCGAACGCGCGCGGCTACGACGTCTCCGACTATCAGTCCTCGATACCCGACGACGCCGAGTTCGTGATCGTGAAGGCGTCGGAGGGCGCCCGGACCGAGCAAACCGGCTACGCGGCAAAGGTGGCCGAAGCCCGGCGTCGGACCATCATCGTCGGGCACTACCACTTCATCCACTGCGAGAACGACGTGCAGGGCGAGATCGACCACTTCTGTCGCGTGGTCGGCCCCGTCCCAGCTGGCGAGCTGCTGGTCCTGGACTTCGAGCCGTACGGCCAGCCGGTCTCGGACAGCTCGGCAACGGCGGCGAAGAACGCCTGGCTGACGGCGGTCAAGCGGCGCTACCCGAACAACCGGGTGGGGCTGTACACGAGCGTCGACTGGTGGCACAGGACCGATGACAACGCGGGCGACTTCCTGTGGATCGCCGACTACGTGCCGGCCGGCTCCCCGCGGATCCAGGCCGCGTGGAAGTTCCACCAGTGGACGGACAGCCCACTCGACAGCGACGTGTACAACGGCACCATCGACGACCTCCGAGCCTGGGCCGGTTCGGCGGCGCCCGCCCCCAGCGCGCCAGCGTCGCCCACGCCGTGGCCCGGCCTGCAGTTGGTTACCCGCGATCAGTGGGGTGCCCGCCCGTGGCGGGAGCCCAACGGCTCGATCCCGTACGCGGGCCCGCGGGCTGGGGTGAAGGTCCACTACCTCGGCACGCAGTACCAGTTCGGCGCCCACGACACCTGCCCGGCCTACGTCCGCAAGATCCAGGCTGAGCACATGGACGGCAACGGCTGGTCCGACATCGGCTACTCGTTCGTCGTCTGCGAGCACGGGGTCGTCTTCGAAGGTCGCGGGCTGACCCGCCGCAACTCCGCCAACGGCGACGTCCCGCTGAACGAGGCCCACTACGCCGTCTGCGCGCTCCTCGGCGACTCCGGATCCACCGAGCCGACTCCCGAGCAGCTGCAGGGTCTACGCGACGCCATCGAGTACTGCCAGCAGCACGGCCCGGCCGGCCTCGAGGTCAAGGGCCACCGCGACGGCTACTCCACTGACTGTCCCGGCGGGCCCCTGTACGCGTGGGTGCAGGCCGGCGCCCCACGACCCACCCTCACCGCTCCTCTGGAGGACGACATGCCCCTCTCTGACGACGACGTCGCCAGGATCGCCCACGTCATCTGGAATTACGAGGTCCCGGTGCCGCGACTCCAGCCGGACGGCACCGTCACCTACCCGACGTCCCAGGCCGCGTATTGGCCGCTGGTGTGGGGCAACGTGTGGACCCCGCAGATCCTGGCGGCGATCAAGGCTGCCGCGCTCACCCCGGAGCAGGTCTCGGCGGCGCTGGCCGATGGCACCCTGCACGTCCAGGTCACCGTCGCGCCTGCCGCCGCCCCGGCGTCCACGACCGCCTCCACCGCCCCGACTAGCTGA
- a CDS encoding LuxR C-terminal-related transcriptional regulator: MSSNVISGYALDSDISSTARELYVLLAIADGIAPDPADPALSELLAFGLITPHPDSPTDGRYLVLNPVHAATRRQAELYRAARDAISAAEALPDTLRDLSISYRSTERPRVGAVEYLEGTQAINARVSEIIADATQELLTSQPHGPRPRARLDISRHRDLDAIRRGVSMRTLYRATARADETTAYWTAQMTAAGGHVRTLDGAFARSIVVDRRWAIIDDPASPPDELRAVFVEDVAVAGYVAGQFDRDWAAAMPWTGGKLRTSERAMSDLQISVCQLLAAGHDQRQIARELNVSHRTVTHQIAQIKEISGAGSIFQLAMWWERRGS, from the coding sequence TTGAGCAGCAACGTCATCTCGGGCTACGCGCTCGACAGCGACATCAGCAGCACCGCCCGCGAGCTGTACGTCCTGCTCGCCATCGCCGACGGGATCGCCCCCGACCCGGCCGACCCAGCGCTGAGCGAACTGCTGGCCTTCGGGCTCATCACACCGCACCCCGACTCCCCGACCGACGGGCGCTACCTCGTACTGAACCCCGTCCACGCGGCGACCCGCCGCCAAGCCGAGCTGTACCGGGCCGCCCGGGACGCGATCAGCGCAGCCGAGGCGCTCCCAGACACGCTACGCGACCTCTCCATCTCCTACCGCAGCACCGAGCGACCGCGAGTCGGAGCCGTCGAGTACCTGGAGGGAACCCAGGCGATCAACGCCAGGGTGTCCGAGATCATCGCGGACGCCACCCAGGAACTGCTGACCTCTCAGCCCCACGGCCCGCGCCCGCGGGCACGGCTCGATATCTCCCGCCATCGGGACCTGGACGCCATCCGCCGCGGCGTCTCCATGCGCACGCTCTACCGCGCTACTGCGCGAGCTGACGAGACGACGGCGTACTGGACTGCGCAGATGACTGCGGCCGGCGGGCACGTCCGCACCCTGGACGGCGCGTTCGCCCGCTCGATCGTCGTCGACCGGCGCTGGGCAATCATCGACGACCCGGCGTCGCCCCCGGATGAGCTGCGGGCGGTGTTTGTCGAGGACGTAGCCGTGGCAGGGTACGTGGCGGGCCAGTTCGATCGTGACTGGGCCGCAGCGATGCCGTGGACCGGCGGGAAACTGCGGACCAGCGAGAGGGCGATGAGCGACCTTCAGATCTCGGTCTGCCAGCTCCTGGCGGCAGGCCACGACCAGCGGCAGATTGCCCGAGAGCTGAACGTGAGCCACCGCACGGTGACGCACCAGATCGCGCAGATCAAGGAGATCTCCGGCGCGGGGTCGATCTTCCAGCTCGCGATGTGGTGGGAACGGCGCGGGAGCTAA
- a CDS encoding agmatine deiminase family protein, which produces MTTPTPASLGYRMPAEWHPHDRTWMAFPTTNPTFDGPEQLHAARQAWAAVADTIVRYEPVTLIVNTGETAEARKYVSEQVEIVERPLNDAWMRDIGPSFLIDGKGSLAAADWIFNGWGAQSWARWDKDQHIAEHISELTDVQRFASRLINEGGGIHVDGQGTVLVTETVQLGEGRNADWTKEQVEAELHAFLGTTKAIWLPRGLTRDYDEFGTRGHIDIVASFVRPGVVVAHVQPDPSHPDHGVCQELVAILRASTDARGRQLEVIELPAPTVLFDEDGEPVDYSYINHYVANGAVVLCAFDDPRDQEAADILAAAYPGRTVELVDAREIFANGGGIHCITQQQPRA; this is translated from the coding sequence ATGACCACCCCCACGCCCGCCTCCCTCGGCTACCGGATGCCCGCCGAATGGCACCCCCACGACCGCACCTGGATGGCCTTCCCCACCACCAACCCCACCTTCGACGGCCCCGAGCAGCTGCACGCCGCCCGCCAGGCCTGGGCCGCCGTCGCCGACACCATCGTCCGGTACGAGCCGGTGACGCTGATCGTCAACACCGGCGAGACCGCCGAGGCCCGCAAGTACGTCTCCGAGCAGGTCGAGATCGTCGAACGCCCGCTCAACGACGCCTGGATGCGCGACATCGGCCCGTCCTTCCTGATCGACGGCAAGGGCTCGCTCGCCGCCGCCGACTGGATCTTCAACGGCTGGGGCGCCCAGTCCTGGGCCCGCTGGGACAAGGACCAGCACATCGCCGAGCACATCAGCGAACTGACCGACGTCCAGCGCTTCGCCTCCCGGCTGATCAACGAGGGCGGCGGCATCCACGTCGACGGCCAGGGCACGGTGCTGGTCACCGAGACCGTCCAGCTCGGCGAGGGCCGCAACGCCGACTGGACCAAGGAGCAGGTCGAGGCCGAGCTGCACGCCTTCCTCGGCACCACCAAGGCGATCTGGCTGCCGCGCGGACTCACCCGCGACTACGACGAGTTCGGCACCCGCGGCCACATCGACATCGTCGCCTCCTTCGTCCGCCCCGGCGTCGTCGTCGCCCACGTCCAGCCCGACCCGTCCCACCCCGACCACGGGGTCTGCCAGGAACTGGTCGCCATCCTGCGCGCCTCCACCGACGCCCGGGGCCGGCAGCTGGAGGTCATCGAACTGCCCGCTCCCACCGTCCTGTTCGACGAGGACGGCGAGCCGGTCGACTACTCCTACATCAACCACTACGTCGCCAACGGCGCCGTCGTGCTGTGCGCCTTCGACGACCCGCGCGACCAGGAGGCCGCCGACATCCTCGCCGCGGCCTACCCCGGCCGCACCGTCGAACTCGTCGACGCCCGCGAGATCTTCGCCAACGGCGGCGGGATCCACTGCATCACCCAGCAGCAGCCCCGGGCCTGA
- a CDS encoding ATP-binding protein, with translation MDGQSRFPRQRTSSGDAYRSGPARGPAAGSGTSTSTSTSTSTGADLPGAPAPGCALHRRLHLTLDPADLVAVGAVRHRLRTALSHWGVPELSDTAELLSSELVTNALLHTTKGAVFDAVLGSDSRLRIEVQDGASRLPGRRRDPEAEYATSGRGLLLVEALADSWGVQLRGDGKVTWFELATP, from the coding sequence ATGGACGGTCAGTCGCGATTCCCGCGGCAGCGGACGAGTTCGGGCGACGCCTACCGGTCCGGGCCGGCCCGGGGGCCAGCCGCCGGCAGCGGTACGAGCACCAGCACCAGCACCAGTACCAGCACCGGGGCGGACCTGCCGGGTGCGCCGGCCCCGGGGTGCGCGCTGCACCGCCGGCTGCACCTGACGCTCGACCCGGCCGACCTGGTGGCGGTGGGTGCGGTGCGGCACCGGCTGCGCACGGCGCTGAGCCACTGGGGGGTGCCGGAGCTGTCCGACACCGCCGAACTGCTCTCCTCCGAGCTGGTCACCAACGCGCTGCTGCACACCACCAAGGGCGCGGTCTTCGACGCCGTGCTCGGCTCGGACAGCCGGCTGCGGATCGAGGTGCAGGACGGCGCGAGCCGGCTGCCCGGGCGCCGGCGCGATCCGGAGGCCGAGTACGCGACCTCCGGCAGAGGCCTGTTGCTGGTGGAGGCGCTCGCGGACTCCTGGGGCGTGCAGCTGCGCGGCGACGGCAAGGTCACCTGGTTCGAGCTCGCCACGCCGTGA
- a CDS encoding transcriptional regulator, translated as MGADYATVTQAHRRLYPSVAPAALHRAVAEHAGLGTALLGETSGVARRILAAALAESLLLLGRIEFFDLRQPAAADSTFVRAFQAACEADDNLLGAAILAHSAFVPGWDGRLDGARERMHAARTYARRAPASAEVLAWLDAVEAECLTRCGDHRGALALLRHAEDILATGSDAASPSWFTWFSPVRLHAFRGNTELVAGLIPQARTTLEQTLADLPDTDGKQRSVVLADLAAVEAAAGQPELACALLEQALDQLAVTWYASGMERVREARRALNPWQDSAAVRRVDDRLYSWSATLSSLQR; from the coding sequence GTGGGCGCCGACTACGCCACAGTCACCCAGGCCCACCGCCGCCTCTACCCGTCCGTGGCCCCCGCCGCCCTCCACCGAGCCGTCGCCGAGCACGCAGGCCTGGGCACGGCACTGCTCGGCGAGACATCCGGCGTAGCCCGCCGCATCCTGGCCGCAGCCCTCGCCGAGAGCCTTTTGTTGCTCGGCCGCATCGAGTTCTTCGACCTGCGCCAGCCCGCCGCCGCCGACAGCACATTCGTCCGCGCCTTCCAAGCAGCCTGCGAGGCGGATGACAACCTGCTCGGCGCCGCGATCCTCGCCCACTCGGCGTTCGTGCCTGGCTGGGACGGCCGCCTCGACGGCGCCCGCGAACGCATGCACGCCGCCCGCACCTACGCCCGGAGGGCGCCAGCCTCCGCTGAAGTCCTCGCGTGGCTCGACGCAGTCGAAGCCGAGTGCCTCACCCGCTGCGGCGACCACCGAGGCGCACTCGCCCTGCTCCGCCACGCCGAGGACATACTCGCCACCGGAAGCGACGCCGCCTCGCCTAGCTGGTTCACCTGGTTCTCGCCAGTCCGCCTGCACGCCTTCCGCGGCAACACCGAGTTGGTCGCCGGATTGATCCCGCAGGCCCGAACCACCCTGGAGCAGACGCTCGCCGACCTCCCCGACACTGACGGGAAACAGCGGTCAGTCGTCCTCGCGGACCTGGCCGCCGTCGAAGCCGCCGCCGGGCAACCTGAACTTGCGTGCGCCCTGCTGGAGCAGGCGCTCGACCAGCTGGCCGTGACCTGGTACGCCAGCGGAATGGAGCGCGTACGGGAAGCCCGGCGTGCGCTCAACCCGTGGCAGGACTCGGCGGCCGTCCGCCGTGTGGACGACCGCCTCTACTCCTGGTCGGCGACGCTCAGCTCGCTCCAGCGTTGA
- the ureA gene encoding urease subunit gamma translates to MRLTPTERDRLLIFTAAELARARRARGVRLNIPEATALIADTVCEAARDGLRLAEAIEAGRSVLTADDVLPGVPDVVTVIQVEAVFDDGTRLAVVNDPFKGAGSLGDEAPGGALIGDGAGYDPVEETLLIPVHNTAAVPISVTSHFHFFEANPRLAFDRAAAYGTHLAVPAGSSVRFDPGATVEVGLVPIGGDRVAIGFAGLVDGPLDAPGAKEAALEKARATGYLTSFDDAEVPS, encoded by the coding sequence GTGCGACTGACCCCCACCGAGCGGGACCGGCTGCTGATCTTCACAGCAGCCGAACTGGCCCGCGCCCGCCGAGCCCGGGGCGTACGCCTCAACATCCCCGAGGCGACCGCCCTGATCGCGGACACCGTCTGCGAGGCCGCCCGCGACGGCCTGCGCCTGGCCGAGGCCATCGAGGCCGGCCGCTCCGTGCTGACCGCCGACGACGTGCTGCCCGGCGTGCCGGACGTGGTCACCGTCATCCAGGTCGAGGCCGTCTTCGACGACGGCACCCGCCTCGCCGTCGTCAACGACCCCTTCAAGGGCGCCGGCTCGCTCGGCGACGAGGCCCCCGGCGGCGCGCTGATCGGCGACGGCGCCGGCTACGACCCGGTCGAGGAGACCCTGCTCATCCCGGTCCACAACACGGCCGCGGTGCCGATCTCGGTCACCTCGCACTTCCACTTCTTCGAGGCCAACCCGCGCCTGGCCTTCGACCGCGCCGCCGCCTACGGCACCCACCTGGCCGTCCCGGCCGGCTCCTCGGTGCGCTTCGACCCGGGCGCCACCGTCGAGGTCGGCCTGGTCCCGATCGGCGGCGACCGGGTCGCGATCGGCTTCGCCGGCCTGGTGGACGGCCCCCTGGACGCGCCCGGCGCGAAGGAGGCCGCACTCGAGAAGGCCCGCGCGACCGGCTACCTGACCAGCTTCGACGACGCGGAGGTGCCGTCGTGA